Within Amycolatopsis sp. cg5, the genomic segment CCCGAGGTGCGCCGGATGGTCGAGGCGGACCGGACGCTGCGTGCCAAGCAGGCGCTGGGCAAGGGTGTCGACGGCCTGCTGACCGGGCTGCACCCGTCGATCCGCTGGCGCTACCCGGTGCTGGAGGCCGACTACCTCTGCGACCACACGATCCACCTCCACGGCCGTGGCCTCACCCTGGTGCCCGCGTCCTTCTGCTGGGGCGCCCCGGTGACGATGGTCGACCCCGACCAGCCGCCGGTGCTCGTCTACCCGTGCGCCGACACCGCCCAGGCCGACACGCTCGGGCGGCTGCTGGGCTCGGAGCGGGCCCGCGTGCTGACCGAACTCCAGGTCGCGTCGTCCGCGACCCAGCTGTCCCTGCGCCTCGGCGTGCCCCGCTCGACGATCCGCGCGCACCTGGCGGTCCTGCACGAAGCGGGCCTGCTCACCACCCGCCGCGCGGGCCAGCACGTCCGCCACACCCTCACCCAGCTCGGCCACAGCCTGCTCGGGTCGTGAGTGGTACGGCCGGTTCTAACCGGTCAAAACACTCACGACCCCAGAGCGGCGAGGTAGCCCGCGACGAGCGCCGTGGCGACCAGCTCGATCGAGGAGTCCGGGGGCAGGAAGCGTTCGTCGTGCAGGGTCGGGGCGCCCGCCGAGTCGCCGAGGCCGACGAACATCATCAGGCCGCGCGTCGAGCCGCAGTAGTGCGCGAAGTCGTCGGCGCCGAACGACCGGAACGCCGTGTCGACCGTGACGCCGCCACGGGTCAGCCAGCCCGCCGCGCCGACGGCGAGCGTGGAGTCGTTCTGCAGCACCGGCTCGCACGGCATGATGCGCAGCTCGGCCTCGCAGCCGTAGGCGCGGGCGGTGCCTTGGACGATCTCGCGCAGGGTGGTCAGGGCGGCTTCGCGGTCGGAGTCGCGCATCACGCGCAGTGAGCCGAGCGCGGTCGCCTGGTTGGGGACGATGTTCGCGGCCGTGCCCGACTGGATACGCCCGACCGAGCAGACCGCGCCCGAGACCGGGTCGATGCGGCGGGACGCGATCTGCTGCAGACTCACGATGATCTGGGCGAGCGCCAGTATCGGGTCGCGCAGCAGGTGCGGGTAGCCTGCGTGGCCACCGTGGCCGGTGACGACCACCTCGAACTCGTCGGTGGACGCGTTGATCGGCCCCGGCACCACCGAGACCACCCCGGCGGGCAGCCGGGGCTGCACGTGGGCGCCGATGACGGCGGTGACCCGCTGGTCGCGCAGCATGCCCGAGTCGACGATGTCCAGCGCGCCGGACGGCGGCGTCTCCTCGCGCGGCTGCAGCAGCGCGAGGATCGGTTGTGGCACGTCGATGTGGGCCGCCGCGCGGCAGACCGCGACCAGGGCGGCGAGGTGCACGTCGTGCCCGCACGCGTGCATCAGGTCCGTCTCGGAGGCGAAGGGCACGCCTGTGCGTTCGAGCACCGGGAGCGCGTCGAGTTCCGCGCGCAACGCCACCGCCGGGCCGTCCGGTGAGCCCAGCCGGTAGGCGCGGCCGGTCTTGGCGACACGGAAGCTTTCCCCGGCGGGCATGGCTTCGAGCACCGCGAGCGCGGTGTCCTCCTCGTCGCCGGAGATCCGGGGGTCGGCGTGCAGACGATGGCGCAACGTCGTCGCGAAGGGAAGTTCGTGGGACACGGCGGCGCGCCAGTCCGCCCAGAGTCCGTGCAAGTCGTTCATTCTGCCAACCGGTATACACGACGGGCGTTTTCGAAGCAGGCCAGTGCCGCTGTCCGCAGAGCGTCCTCTTCGGACCATTCGCCAGCTTCGAGGCCCGCCTCCAGGAATTCCGAGAGCCCGCGCCGGAAGAACAGCGTGCCCAGGTGGTACAGCTCGGCGAGGCCGAACGCGTCCGTGGAGAACAGGAACTTGCCGAACGGCACCAGCTCCAGCGTCTCCGCGATCACCGCGGCCGAGCGGTAGCCCGTGTTGTGCGTGGCGAGCCCGACGTCGACGAAGACGTGCTCGAAGACCTGCGCGAGGTAGGCGGCGTTGCGGTGGAACGGATAGTTGTGCAGCAACAGGATCGGCACGCCCGACGAGCGGCTCGCCCGCAGCAGGTCGGTCAGCAGCAGCGGGTCGCACCGGTGCAGGTCGACGTCCGAGTCGCCGTAGCCGACGTGCAGCTGGACGGGCAGCCGCAGGTCGATCGCGGTCCAGATGAGGAACCGGTGCAGCACCTCGTCGGCCAGGCGAACCTCGTCGCCGGTGTCCACTTTGGCCAGCCACCTGCCCGCTGCCTCGGACACCTCGGCCGCGCTCGGGCGCTCCCCCGAAAGCGCCAGGCCGACCCGGTACGCCGCGATCGACTTGACGCCCGCGGCGCCCGCCGCGCGGCGGGCGAGTTCGGCGGCGAACACCTCGCCGAAACCACTCGCCGTGGTGCCGCCGCGGACCACGTCCTCGGCGACCACCTCCAGCCGGACGATGTCGTGCGCGCGTGCGCTCGCGAGCCCGGCCAGCTGCTTGGTCGTGGTCAGCCTGTCCGGCTGGAATCCGCCGTCGACCAGGAAGTCCGTGATGCCGGTAGCCCGCAGGAAGCGCCGGTTGACCTCGTCGGCGCCGAGCTCGGCGCGGCGCGCGAGGTACTCGCCGGCGGGCGCGCGGGTCGGCAGGTCCAGCACGGGCGCGCACCAGCGGCGCACGGCGAGCCCGATCAGCGACTCGAACACCGTCGTGCCCAGCGGGGACACCGTGTCGGCCTCGGTGAGCATCTCCTCGAAGCCCACGCGGTCCAGTTCCGCGGTGACCAGGCCGTGGCAGTGGTGATCCACCAGCGGCAGATCGGCCACGAAAGGCAGTACCGTCACGCTCCTCCTTCGGCGAGGGACAACCGCTCCCCCACTCGACGGGCGAACGCTGGCCTGGCGAGCACCAGCGAGACGGCGAGCACGAGCACCGTCGCGGCGACCACCGGGAACCATTGTGCCGGACCGGACTCCGGATAGGGGATGACATTGACATAGACCGTGTATGTGAGCAGCACGAGTGCACAGAGTGGGAAAACGACCTGCCAGCGCGGCACGGCGAGCTTGCGCTGGACGAACACCAGCCGGATCGAGCCGAGTGTCGTCAGCAGGTAGACGACCAGCAGTATCAGCGTCCCGATGGACCCTGACCAGGCGAAAGTGTCCAGCGGGGTGGCGCCGAAGAACACCGCGCAGACCGCGATGACCAGCGCCGCCAGCCCGGTGACGACGGTCGCCGAAACCGTGGGTGCGCCGTTCGCGGAGGTCCTGGCAACGCCGCGGCCGTCGAACGCGTCCCTGCCGAGCGCGAAGAGCAGCCGCGACCCGCCGACCACGCACGCCAGGCAGCAGCCGAACGCGCTCACGGCCGCGCCGAAGGTGATCACGTCACCGACCCAGGCACCGACGTAGGCCGTGCCGAGGTCGCCGAGCAGCGAGGGCGAATCGTGGAATTTCGCCGCGTCAGAGCCGAAAGCGAGCATCTCGACCGTGGTGACCACGACGAAGAACACCCCGCCGAACAAGGCCGTCCCCAGTATCGCGCGCGGGATGCTGCGCTTCGGGTCACGCGTCTCCTCGCCAAGCGTCGCGGCCGCCTCGAACCCGGCGAACGAGAGGAACCCGAACACCGCACCCAGGAAGAGCCCGGACGGTCCGGTTTCGGGTTGGAATACGTCAGGTCGCACCTCGGCGCGCGAGCCCAGCCGGACCGCACGGCGGGTTCACCCAGACACCCAGCTGGGTCAAGAACGCGGTGCCCAGATTGCCTGCCGCCGAGCAGGTGACCACGGCGTAGAAGGTGTACGTGCCCAGCAGACCGATCCCGGACACGACGCCGGCGCGTGGCCCGAGCGTCGAGCCGACGAAGGCGTACACGGACCCGGCGTGCTGGTAGTACTGGCACATCCGGACGAAGCCGTACGCCACCAGCAGCACCCCGACGGCCGAGAGCAGGAACGCCAGCGGGACGGCGCGCCCGGCCGCGGCCGCGGTTTGCTGCGGGTTGATGTTCGCGGCCATGCTGGGTGCCATGAGTGCGACGGACAGACCCACGGCCTGCCATACCGACAGTGTGCGCTTGAGTCCAGACATGACCCGCATTCAACCGCGATAGGGGAGCCATGAGCGAGTTCGATCGGGCAGCCATTGAGGCAAGGGCCCTGGAGTTGACCGGCCCGCTGGCCGCGCAGGGCGTCGAACTGGTCGCGACCACGTTCGTGGACAACAGCGGCATCGTCCGCACCAAGGCGGTCCCGCTGCGCGCGCTGCCCGAGGCCGCCGCCTGGGGCGTCGGCGCGTCGAACTCGTTCGACTTCTTCCTGTTCAACGACGAGATCACCGGCGGGCAGTACTCGCGCGGCCCCGTCGGTGACCTGCGGCTGCACCCCGACCTGGACCGGCTGACCGTGCTCGCCGCGCAGCCGGGCTGGGCCTGGGCGCCCGGCGACCGCCGCACCCAGGACGGCGCGGTCCACCCTCAGGACGCCCGCAGCCTTGCGAAACACGCTGTGCGCATGCTCGGCACGCGCGGCTTCACGGTCTCGCTGGCCTTCGAAGTCGAGTGGGTGGCCGTGCTGGACGAGCCCGTCGGCGGGCCCGCGTACGGGTACACCAGGCTTTCCGAGCACGCGGACTACCTGCGCGCCATCGTGTCCACTTTGGATAGTCAGGGTGTCGAGGTCGAGCAGATCCATCCCGAGTACGCGGACGGGCAGTTCGAGCTGTCCGTCCGGGCGGAGGACCCGGTCGGCGCGGCCGACACCCTGGTGCTGGTCAGGGAGACCATCCGCAAGGTCAGTCAGGCACACGGACTGCGCGCGTCGTTCACGCCGAAGTACGCGCCCGCGGGCGTCGGCAACGGCGGGCACGTGCATTTGAGCGTGTCCGCGGGTGGTGAGAATCTGTTCGGCGGCGGGGACCGTCGGTTCGGCATGACCGCGCTCGCGGAGGGGTTCAGCGCCGGAATCCTGCGACGGCTGCCCGCGCTGATGGCGATCGGCGCGCCGTCCGTCGTGAGCTACCTGCGGCTCGAACCGCACCACTGGGCCGGGGTGTTCCGGGTGTGGGGCTTGGAAAACCGGGAAGCTCCGCTGCGGCTGATCACGGGGCGGTCGCCCAATCTCGAGGTCAAGTGCTTCGACCTCACGGCGAATCCGTATCTCGTCGTGGCCGCGCTGCTGTTCGCCGGGCTCGACGGAATGCTCGGCCACGCGGAGCTGCCCGAGCCGCTCGACGTCGACCCCGGCACGCTCCCCGACGCCGAGCGCCTGCCCACGACGCTCGCCGAAGCCGTCGCCGCGTTCGAGTCGGACGAGCTGCTCAACTCGACGTTCGGCGCCGAGCTGGCGACGACCTTGGCCGACGTCCGCAAGGCCGAAATCCGTGTCTGCGAAGAACTTTCCCCCACCCAGCTGACAGAAGCCCGCCGCTGGCTGCCCTGAGGACCGGGATAAAGCGGGCTTTACTCCCGGGGATAAAGCCCGCTTTATCCCCGGGAGTTTAGCGGGCTTTATCCCCGGACTTGGGAGTCGTGAGGGGCATGCGGGGCTGGGGCGCCGCATGCCCCTCACAACCTCTAGTGCCCCAGCGCGGCAGCGACGTCCGCGCGCAGCTGGGGAAGTTTCGAGTACAGCAGGTCGCCGGGGCATTCGGTGTTGAAGAAGTCCCGGTGTCCCTTGATCTCCGTCACCGGAATGCCGTACTGCCTGCAGACATAGGCGCACAGTACGACAAGGGACTTCCATTGCGCTTGTGGCGGTTCCGCCGTGGTGTACAGGCCCTCGTTCTCGATGCCGATGGCGTTTTCGTTCTGGCCAGGGCAATGCGCGCCGCGCACGACCTGCTTGCCGGACCGCAGTGCGCTCAGGCTGCCGTGGCGGCCTTCGAAGCGGTAGCCGCCTCGGCTGACCGTGAAGTGCTGGCCGGTGTCGGACCAGCCGTTGTTGTCCATGTGGTCCTGCTGGTTGTCCAGGCAGACCTGACATCCGTGCGCCAGCGAGGTTTCGGGGCTGTTGGCGTTCGCCATGTGGTGGATCAGGATCCGGTTGGCCGGACGGTCCACAGTGGTCAGCGGATCGGACGGCGGCCGCGCTTTCCAGTCCGCGCAGCCGTAGATCTTGGGCGCGGACGCGGCGGTGGCCACTCCGGGAAAGAGCAGTCCCGCCGCGCCCGCACCCGCGATGAGCCCGGCCGTGCGCAGAAAACCGCGGCGGTCGTAGTCGATCTCCATGGGGAGATACTGCCGACCGGCCAT encodes:
- a CDS encoding amidohydrolase family protein, with the translated sequence MTVLPFVADLPLVDHHCHGLVTAELDRVGFEEMLTEADTVSPLGTTVFESLIGLAVRRWCAPVLDLPTRAPAGEYLARRAELGADEVNRRFLRATGITDFLVDGGFQPDRLTTTKQLAGLASARAHDIVRLEVVAEDVVRGGTTASGFGEVFAAELARRAAGAAGVKSIAAYRVGLALSGERPSAAEVSEAAGRWLAKVDTGDEVRLADEVLHRFLIWTAIDLRLPVQLHVGYGDSDVDLHRCDPLLLTDLLRASRSSGVPILLLHNYPFHRNAAYLAQVFEHVFVDVGLATHNTGYRSAAVIAETLELVPFGKFLFSTDAFGLAELYHLGTLFFRRGLSEFLEAGLEAGEWSEEDALRTAALACFENARRVYRLAE
- a CDS encoding APC family permease is translated as MFGFLSFAGFEAAATLGEETRDPKRSIPRAILGTALFGGVFFVVVTTVEMLAFGSDAAKFHDSPSLLGDLGTAYVGAWVGDVITFGAAVSAFGCCLACVVGGSRLLFALGRDAFDGRGVARTSANGAPTVSATVVTGLAALVIAVCAVFFGATPLDTFAWSGSIGTLILLVVYLLTTLGSIRLVFVQRKLAVPRWQVVFPLCALVLLTYTVYVNVIPYPESGPAQWFPVVAATVLVLAVSLVLARPAFARRVGERLSLAEGGA
- a CDS encoding ArsR/SmtB family transcription factor, which produces MVLRIVFTRDDLSRVRVAEHPHPLWELVLGINTLQSRTAPGRFQPWRASADAGRIAELAPPGTSFPDFLTPPLDDSDIEAHFDAMLRLPKHSVRKDLELTYGPTVPAWAYDAHDTGRLDGLVAGLRTFHESALAEHWPEVRRMVEADRTLRAKQALGKGVDGLLTGLHPSIRWRYPVLEADYLCDHTIHLHGRGLTLVPASFCWGAPVTMVDPDQPPVLVYPCADTAQADTLGRLLGSERARVLTELQVASSATQLSLRLGVPRSTIRAHLAVLHEAGLLTTRRAGQHVRHTLTQLGHSLLGS
- a CDS encoding M20 family metallopeptidase gives rise to the protein MNDLHGLWADWRAAVSHELPFATTLRHRLHADPRISGDEEDTALAVLEAMPAGESFRVAKTGRAYRLGSPDGPAVALRAELDALPVLERTGVPFASETDLMHACGHDVHLAALVAVCRAAAHIDVPQPILALLQPREETPPSGALDIVDSGMLRDQRVTAVIGAHVQPRLPAGVVSVVPGPINASTDEFEVVVTGHGGHAGYPHLLRDPILALAQIIVSLQQIASRRIDPVSGAVCSVGRIQSGTAANIVPNQATALGSLRVMRDSDREAALTTLREIVQGTARAYGCEAELRIMPCEPVLQNDSTLAVGAAGWLTRGGVTVDTAFRSFGADDFAHYCGSTRGLMMFVGLGDSAGAPTLHDERFLPPDSSIELVATALVAGYLAALGS
- a CDS encoding peptidoglycan recognition family protein gives rise to the protein MAGRQYLPMEIDYDRRGFLRTAGLIAGAGAAGLLFPGVATAASAPKIYGCADWKARPPSDPLTTVDRPANRILIHHMANANSPETSLAHGCQVCLDNQQDHMDNNGWSDTGQHFTVSRGGYRFEGRHGSLSALRSGKQVVRGAHCPGQNENAIGIENEGLYTTAEPPQAQWKSLVVLCAYVCRQYGIPVTEIKGHRDFFNTECPGDLLYSKLPQLRADVAAALGH
- a CDS encoding glutamine synthetase family protein; translated protein: MSEFDRAAIEARALELTGPLAAQGVELVATTFVDNSGIVRTKAVPLRALPEAAAWGVGASNSFDFFLFNDEITGGQYSRGPVGDLRLHPDLDRLTVLAAQPGWAWAPGDRRTQDGAVHPQDARSLAKHAVRMLGTRGFTVSLAFEVEWVAVLDEPVGGPAYGYTRLSEHADYLRAIVSTLDSQGVEVEQIHPEYADGQFELSVRAEDPVGAADTLVLVRETIRKVSQAHGLRASFTPKYAPAGVGNGGHVHLSVSAGGENLFGGGDRRFGMTALAEGFSAGILRRLPALMAIGAPSVVSYLRLEPHHWAGVFRVWGLENREAPLRLITGRSPNLEVKCFDLTANPYLVVAALLFAGLDGMLGHAELPEPLDVDPGTLPDAERLPTTLAEAVAAFESDELLNSTFGAELATTLADVRKAEIRVCEELSPTQLTEARRWLP